From Ptychodera flava strain L36383 chromosome 9, AS_Pfla_20210202, whole genome shotgun sequence:
attattattcatattcacgggcatgtaaacaaaccgttactgtgtatttgtggtcagtcgcgtggttcagctcgaccaatcaaaatgcgacgggcagggcttCGTAATATAATTATACGTATTGGCTGACGCAGAAGCAGACAAACGCAGTAATTCCAAATTACCTCTATAAAATTTTTCGACCAATATTCGAAAACGAAGCCTTCGATAAAGCTGCAGGCTAACTTTGCTTATCAGAACTAAATGTCAAACGATGTGATcagtgatgtgatgtgatatctTCAAAACGTTAAACAAACACAGATTAGATTGTGAAGAATGCCTTTCCTCTGAAATATTGCAAACAACctagaaaaaagaaaagaagttCTTGCCTCTGATGTCATCGACCAAGTAACAATGGTCAAGGGCCGTATATAGATTTCTGTGAAAGGAACCTGTTGTTCATCTATCATTTTTTCCTGTCAAGTGTTGTACACAGAATATTTTCCactagtcggccaattttttactgttattttccgctagtcggccaattttttactatattaAATGATGGTTCCCTGACGATAAGACGTTCTTCTCTTGTTATATTAATGTATAGATTTATTTCAGTATTTACTCAATCATCACAGTTTCTGTCGATATCCATGGTACCGCTGGAAAATATTCTTAAGGGGTATTGACTTTGTTTCCTTTACAGCCTCATATTAAGGAGGCGAGCCTGACCGACAAAGAACCCGTGCGAATACTGTGTTTCATACCCACCACACCCGATAATGGCGAACGCCTTACCGCAGTGAGAGAAACTTGGGGCAAACgagttgataaaatgttgtttttaagCAGTGAAACAAATCAGAACCAGACGATCATCAGTCTCAATGTAACAGAAGGTCGTCATTTCCTTTGGGGAAAAGTAAAGGCTGCTTTCAAGTACATCTATAAACACCATATCAACGACGCTGATTGGTTTATGAAAGCCGATGACGACACATACGTCATCGTTGAAAATCTGCGGAAAATGTTGGAACGGGAAAACACGACACAACTCATGCTCTTTGGTGACAGAGTAAAGAACCCAAACAATCTCAACGTCACTCATGCGGACGGAGGTGCAGGGTATGTGATCAGTAAGGCAACGCTGAGAAAACTGGTGGAAGTCGGATTGAAAAACGCTTCTTTATGCTCTCAGCGAGAACAAGGTAACGAAGACGTTACAATGAGCCGGTGTTTGGAGAGGCTTGGTGTTCCACATCGCGATTCGAGGGACGACCATGGAAAACATCGATTCTTTCGCATCTCAGTGGAAATGTACTTTGATATGTCGGTACCTAAGTACAAGCGCAAGATTGAATATTATCCTACTGTTCAGGTAGGCCGTTAATTTTTAATCCGAGCTTATCGTATGTAAACTCTTATTACGGTTTACTTTAGATTACCCTTAATCAATGAATAAAAGTTGAACAATAGATAAACTTTTATAATATGATAGGAACGATATTGAAATAATTGGCTATGGATAAAGTAACTGAGAAAAATAATCACAAATATACCCATCCATTATCCGATAACACTATGTCATAATTCGTAATACAATAGTCATAAATATGGACACAAAagagcacagaacagacagtaagtTACcgatacacacaacaaagtcaaattcatgaaagaaagatatatggacctctggccaaaagacaaagaagtgatgtcaagcgtttcgaaaatagtaagcgcatcctgccccacatgtggcacccgctatatatcaatctgtttgtcaaataggTGGTGATCACCAACTAAGGTCCAAAGTCAatgatgccatcagcgatcatttgtcgaagagagatattgtatttgtcTATCAGCTTGCGATACCAGCAAAAGAGTTCTTCAATGTAGAGAGAAGTCtttctctggtgtaaccttgatttaacagtttgtaagagagatgcatctctacaaaatcatcatatgaactgcatgcgcttgcatatcgaataagctagGAAATGTATATCCCATAAGCTGGTTAGAGAGAGGTGTgggaaattgatgatactaaagttgaaatcatctcctTTGCCATATAGCCCAGTCGAAAGGTGACCATTAAAatcaaatgcaaagaaaatatccagatatgaagcagaagaggccgtttctttAATTTCGTTAAGTTTCacttctggaggataaatcatagcaagATAGACACTTAATTTGGAGTTATtccttgaaataacatcgtctatgtatctaaatgttaagttgaaagttctagctacagccagttttttctgtttgatttaggttctggataaattctgcctcgcatgtgaacagaaataagtcggcaagcaagggagcacagttagtaccCATAGGAATCCctactgttggaaaatgtgatTGTGGGATCCTTCCACGTGTTCTTCTGGCTGTTTGTAAAGTTAACGACAGAGATTATGAGAAAGCCTGATATTTGTTGGAAGACATTAAACAGTGAGAGAGAATGCACACAGTGTGGAATAGAATAGTAAAAGGGAAGAATAGGATCAAATAGAGAACAGAAATAGTAAAAATAGAACAGACTCAGATAAGATGCGACCTTTTTCTGTCCTAACCACGCTATTTCCTTCAGACATGGTTACAACCAgcaatatattttaaaattgttgAAGTTTGCCTCTACGTCTATGAAATTAGAATGGCAATTCTGTCCATAAACCTTTCATTTTAGTTATCAGAAAAGGCAGATTTTATGCAGTCACACAACGTTTTAGACACAATGCGCCTATACAGAAAACGATATAGGACGAGCCATAGACCCTACATCCGAACACAGCATGAAATCAGTATCGGGGAATGGATTCTATGGGTGTATGGCGGTACAGACCTCTTCTCAGACCATTGCAAATGTGTTATGAGGATCGTTTATGTCATCAATAATTTAATATATTTGAGCGAAGCTTCGCCATCACTACGCTcaaaaagggttaaagtggctTTAgctgttagaattgtatgctaAAAATCCGGTTATAATGTATTCTTACTTGCTATAAAGAGCTCAAAACTATACAATGAAGATGAATTTCCACAACTACGGCCTAACACAAGTACAAATGTGTATTTCCGGTAACAAAAGCCACCATCATGCAAACTGATTGACACTGTACATTGTTCTGCTCACAATAAATAATCCCTGCGAATTTTAGCGAAAAAGCCACAGCTTTTATTGGTTGACTTGACTATATCATAGTAAAGAGAAAACGAGCCCGGAATATCTATGCTATTTCCAGAAGAAATGTCTAGAAACATTTTGACCTTTGTCTTCTGGTATGTGGTTTCGGATCATCTTTTTCCTCGCGATAAATAATTTACCACTTCTTTTAACTGTGCTTTCTTTTCCTCCACCACTCTCTATCTGCCATtctatctgtatgtctgtctgtctgtctaccctCTTTATCCATCCTCTATTTCTCTCTCATTTCCAGGGCAAAGATTGCTGCTCGGAGAATCTAGTGAGCATGCATAAAATTTCTCCTTCGAAGATGTATATGTTTGATTATCTGCTGTACAAAGTGCGCCCTCAATCACAGAGATGTTGATGGACACGTGGAGCCAATTACGAGCTAAAAGTGAGGATCTGTGAAGAATCTCTCTCTCGTAAAAATTCATCAGCAGCAGCCGTAGATGCATGGTGCATTATTGTTAAAGAAACTAGAAGTCGTCTCCATAATACTGTTGGTCCGTATTTCAAAAGAAAGTCATTTGATTTGTTGATGCAGTTTCATTTCACGCTTCGCGAATTTAACGGTATTTCTTTACGCAGAAAGTATGAGAACAAGATTTCAGTGAAGAATTTAGTGAGGGCAGCGTGGTCTCTCTTGAATAAGATGAAGGACAGTGTTATGAGTACAAAATGGGTTGAAGGCCAGCATTTTCAATGCACAATCGGGTGAAGGGCAGTGTACATGATATTGCGGGGAACAAGATTACCCATCACGACCAAGTAAACAAGTTTGTGGATAACAGTTATAGGTGATTTGCAAACGATATGTTTAGACCGAGACAGATTTGATAACTGCGATTGAGCGTGAGTATATGTTCCCTGATGAAACTATGAGACTTTAATCAATACTTATACACCCTCTCTCACGTCGGTATACACCAGAGTTTGCCAATAATTTATATAATTACTCGCCACCATCTCCATGTAAATCGAATTCAACAACGCAACAAACAAGCTTCAATACCCTATTTACCACAGAAAGTATATATTAAGTTATTTTACATCCTCCATGGGCAGGAAAATTCTACTAACTGCAGGCAGGCAGAACGCATTGCttatattgtgtattttaattGTCCAGAGACCAAATCTAGAACTGACGAGCATTAACCTTTAAGATAACTGTTGAATTTGAACCAATAAGAGTATTTTACGAAAAGTATAAAAGTATTGAATCTTAAATTAATAGTTTAAAAGTTAAAGGGAGAGGTGACTGCGCAACGATCTCGCTTTCAACATGTAGTTTGCTCAGATGTCATGTTTGAAACGGACACCCAATACTATCAGTGCACAGTATACACAGTATTGAACTGGAATCCCTCAATCACTCTATTTTGGAATTTTAATCCAGTAGGTGTTAAATATGCGGTATGTAAAGGTCACGGCTATATTTCTGACTATTATGCAGATATATGCAGAGGTTCAACATTGACTTGGAATGCTGGATAAGTTATAGATATCTATTATATCTATTCCAAATAAAAATTTATCCTGTTCAACTTCAATTTGtgtttttcatttatattttatgtggCATTGCGAATAACACAGCCtatcttgctcaaaatcacCTTTctttgcaaagattcattcaattttcattaatttatcgACCAAAGTTCAAAATACTAGTAGAGTTAACCTTTTTGCATGACAAGCAGTCATAAGGTGGGTGAGAAAGAAGTATAAATTTATACAAATCGCCCGATTTCTTccattctttttttcttccatgTTCAACGTTTCAAACAGAATTAACTGGCTTGCTGggtcaaatttggtgaaattttcacacagTGGTCTTTAAATACTATACGAcagaaaaacaattttgtttggcaatgaaaatcatacattttcaatacgaattatttcaattttgattttcatgattttaataacttttttgaatgtcagtctttcaacccctgtcatttaaaaatgagaaaagataatgcaacaataaattgtcttgtttttctgcatatATTCTAGTTTAAAATGTAATACTAGATCTTATAAAGAAGTATCAAGTTTTCTTAAGGGTGATTGAGCAACtaaattttttaccaacaattttcgttatttttctctaacagtAAGACTTATATGTATGGATGAGATTacgacaaaaaatcaaaatgtcaccatattaatttggcagctagaaggatttgaaatacacccactttatcccattccaatgacagaaattatgaatctcccGTAAGCGTTGCCCAACCCGATATATTTACTGTTAGTTCttttcttgaaatgctgcactGGTTTTATTTAATTGTGAACCACAATGAATACTAAATGAaaagttttagctatttttcAGCGGAAAATGAGAATAAGAATTTACATATCACCTCTCAGGCCTTCTAAAACAACAATTAAAgctgttgcaaacttaaaagtaatgaccacgccttatccatactttgtagaattgtttagatttccaatccaacaattttgtttattttcacataaattattgttcagatattgcacattatatgcatcaaatgaaaatatggggtcaccagcctatttacaatgctacatcGCTGAACATCAGCCCGTCCCCATATGTGAAAcaggaaaaatcacaatttgataagaaatatgtcCTTTTCATATAATTTTGTTGGGATATTTACTGCGCAataaatactttgtaaatatatcgacattcaaacatttaaaacttacaactCGAAGATAATATAATGATTATTCAAACATCACTAACAATGTCCTCTTTCATGCTAAAAGCTCTGACAATAAGTTGTATTAAGATAGGTTTCTATCAAAACCAcggtgtaatttttacagtgagcacGGTCCCGTACAGTGAGACGCGCACGTCGTAGAGAGCGCGTGCTTTTGTTTGCAGCTGTGATGACCTAGCGAGTGACTCGATCATCCTTAAGCCTTTTCATTGATACCAAACGTTAGGTTTTCTACCCCAAATATGTACCTTCTTCGTCTTTTTAGTAAACTATTCCTACCATTCTAAACTTTAGATTTTCtgcttttagaaaatatatgTGTATGAAAGGGTTTTTATGTCATCTTTgacaagaaatattgcttttaaaAGTATGTTGGTTATGTGCGACGCTGCTTTATGTTTTATGATACTCAGAAGCTACTACAGTCTCCTATGTATCAGTTTATGTCTTTTGACAAAGTAACGTATCAACCTGTGGACACGCATAGCGAAAGTATTCTATAACGTCATGTAAGTATTACGTATCATTTTTGAAAGCTTCAAGAGAAGTAGTTTCAaaccaaatattttgacaataaatGGCAACACTACCCTAACACTTTACCTAAGAAACTCCATGATAATTATTCAACTGTAGGCACAAGGAATTAAAATACTTAGTtttcctacatacatacatacatacatacatacatacatacatacatacatacatacatacatacatacatacatacatacatacatacatacatacatacatacatacatacatacatacatacatacatacatacatacatacatacatacatacatacatacatacatacttgtaTTACGAACGTATGTACGTACACATACGTACTTAATATACAAGCACTCGTGCGcattaaaatcaattttacgCACGACTTATAATAGTACTGGGTATATTGAACCATACGAACGATGTCATTAAATATGATACGCGTGAATAATCAAAAGTATATTTAAATACGATGATGAACTATAACCTTAATTCAAGCTCATAGTAAGCAATATTACAGCCAATGGGAAGATGTACAACTGATGTCATTCTCAGAGGGAAAATGCTTTGTCTATGTGGTGCTTGAGGCCCGGTTGAGATAATAGTGTCAATTGATAAGGCATGGATTGTCAAATCAGGTCGCACCGATTTTTTAAGAAGGCTGCTGCTCTGGTgctgtttttgtgttttcaaacaGCACTGTTTATGTGCATTAATCGGTGGTTTCTCTATTCACCGACGAGACAAAGGGAAACAGACGAGTCAAGAGACTTGAGTTTGAAGCAGGTATGTACGAATGTTGGCATTTTTCGAAAACATTTCGAAGAATCCGAAAGATGTTTATTCGCTCTTAAAAGGAATTGTGTTTCTCTCTTCGCTAACATACCCTTTCACAAATTGTCCTGACCAGTGTGTTGAATAAGTCGAGATACCTCATGCACATTTGTCAACAAGAAGAAAATGTTGCGTAAGTTCTATTCCGGCTTGGTAAGCCGATATATGATTAATTTTCTCATCGGCTGGAAACACCATGGTCGCCTTGTTTAAATTCGCCAACAGAAAACTCAATTTTGGTCAGGAGTTGTTTTGTAAGGGCAAGTGCGGAACTCATTTACGATTTCACAACATCTGTGCACTCCCTCGATAAGACAAGTACGGAACGCAAAAAAGACGCTCATTGAAATGGGCCTCTTGTTGGGTCGTAGTCCTCGATATTAGCTTGATTAGTCTCCGATGCagtaaaaaaattgaacaacAGTCGATAAATATCTTAGAACAATCCTGTATACTGATGGGAAGACATACACCAGTCAAAAAATTGAGGTCGCCCTTTTCTTTCGTAAGTATCGCATACTACCTTTTAGTTACCTCCTGCGAGGACACTTGAAAAGTAAATGCTGAACAAAAACGAATATATAGCATTTTTAACGCCTTGAAGCATTAAACAGATCGATTTTACAAAGGCTATTCCTTGCGTGCATCTTCATTTAGTTTTCATGAACATGAAGTACAGGAAATAAAACCTACGGATTGCTATACAGTttgaaaacttttaaacatgTTTGGATACAAGTAATCTATTGACAGCAACGTGCCATTGGTGAAGGACGAAAATATGATATGGAAAGACTGCctgcatattttttcaaagatcGTGTTATTTTCCTCACATGTCATTAGCTTTATGGTCTACGAAGAATCAAAATAAAGAGTTAAGGCTGTATGCGCCTAGTAATTGAAAGCaacttttgcttaaaatttccttcaggaaactttcaaccattctttttcaaagtcaacattAAAAGTCGGGTGTCTCCGTGCAATTATGGATCTGTTGAAACAAATAACTTTAAATtgaatgatatttgaaatttaaaatggtcgCTTACAGTCACGACTTTATTGACTCCTAGAGCTTCAATATGAGCCCTAGAtttggtagatcagaaatgtattgtcaaagtttgagagtccgaaaatcTGTCCCGGGGCGCGTTTTACCGTTAGAAGTCTGTGACGGTCCTTCCTTCGCTTCATGCTTCGCACATATGGTTAGAATTTATCAGTTTACACTGCAAAataaggcaattacgcaacctTAAAAAGGAATGGTCTCTCCACTGCGGAGATTGGGGACAGTGGCCAGAGGGTTGAAACAATCTCTTTGCAAAACCGTGTTTAATTGAGTTCTTCTTCCACAAACTGGTAGTTTTCATTCATTAATAACAAAATCAGTGTTTCTCTGCATTAATCGCCATCAGTTACCAGCTATGTACGTCAGAAAACATGTTATGTTGGAGCACGATGGGAGGAACTCTATTGGTTGACGGCTTGTGGGAAATTCCTCCTTTTTCATGTGATGTCTGCAATGAAAACGGTTATGTTAAAAGTCATCTGTATACGTGGGCTGCGTACACACTAGAAAACAGTTGTTCCGCGAAAACTATATACTTGTGTACTTGTCATGGAAACCATATGTAGCTATATACGTTGCTGTAACGTCGACACACTTCGCCTACAACTGAGGACATgcgaaaatatttgaaaagttaaaCATTGAAGAAGGGAAAAAAGAAACTCTCCTAGGAATGAACccatttcaaataatttgatACTGCATAGGGCCTGGAATGCAAATGCCACAGCATTTATCGAGAAATCCGCTTGAATATCGATAATTGGGATAAATCTTGAAGGTCCATTTTTGTTCAAGAGCAAAGTGGTCCACTTGGTTGTGGTAAAAATTGCGGCCAACAATTGACCACTGTGAGATTCAGACTAACAAACCCTGAAATTTTAGGTACAACATATCCTTATGTATTTCTTATCGTATATCGTATATTTGTGGAGGCATCATttgccagtggctagagcagtggacgcaagatcacaggatggtgagtgagttcgagccccgacATGGCTATAGTGTTATgtccctgagcaaggcactttattcctcattgcttctcgccacccaggagtgatgggtacctggtataGGACAGTGGTTGCAAGTGTGCGTTTAGCCCTGCTGCTGCGctgattggctgcacatgtgagctgttgtttgctcccctgGGAATCGAGTAGTATCATAtcaggtccagtgaccaggggtaacaataatgatcacatgtacttgtggatatgtgcgccaTATAAGATCCCATTATTTTATTGCATATCAAAGCGTTAGGTAGAAGTATTAAGCACGAGAAAGCCTTTATCATCGATGAATGAAAATACATTAGTCAATAAATTGGAGAATGTATGCGGGTGTTGTATGCC
This genomic window contains:
- the LOC139140611 gene encoding glycoprotein-N-acetylgalactosamine 3-beta-galactosyltransferase 1-like, producing MVLQLKKSVAFVLFLCLQIVLFLGMNRLLLSLPRKCTETSESTDLSSRLAGRREPHIKEASLTDKEPVRILCFIPTTPDNGERLTAVRETWGKRVDKMLFLSSETNQNQTIISLNVTEGRHFLWGKVKAAFKYIYKHHINDADWFMKADDDTYVIVENLRKMLERENTTQLMLFGDRVKNPNNLNVTHADGGAGYVISKATLRKLVEVGLKNASLCSQREQGNEDVTMSRCLERLGVPHRDSRDDHGKHRFFRISVEMYFDMSVPKYKRKIEYYPTVQGKDCCSENLVSMHKISPSKMYMFDYLLYKVRPQSQRC